The following are from one region of the Georgenia sp. M64 genome:
- a CDS encoding holo-ACP synthase, which produces MIVSVGIDVVDVARFVAEVERVPRLREKIFTPDERDLPDASLAARFAAKEAIAKALGAPAGMRWHDCTVHRVVGGPPVVEIRGTVAARAAELGITRWHLSISHDAGIASAMVVAES; this is translated from the coding sequence GTGATCGTCTCGGTGGGCATCGACGTCGTCGACGTCGCCCGCTTCGTGGCCGAGGTCGAGCGCGTCCCGCGCCTGCGGGAGAAGATCTTCACCCCCGACGAGCGGGACCTGCCCGACGCCTCCCTCGCCGCGCGCTTCGCCGCCAAGGAGGCGATCGCCAAGGCCCTGGGCGCCCCGGCGGGCATGCGCTGGCACGACTGCACGGTGCACCGCGTCGTCGGCGGCCCGCCCGTGGTGGAGATCCGCGGCACGGTGGCCGCCCGGGCCGCCGAGCTCGGCATCACCCGCTGGCACCTGTCGATCTCCCACGACGCCGGCATCGCCTCGGCGATGGTCGTCGCCGAGTCCTGA
- the tsaB gene encoding tRNA (adenosine(37)-N6)-threonylcarbamoyltransferase complex dimerization subunit type 1 TsaB: MRILCIDTSGGSAVALVDVPEEGGTTVLSAASGEDPRRHAESLSPLVAEVLGGGTFDAVAVGTGPAPFTGLRVGLVTAQVLARGRGVPVHGVSTLDVLARQGLDGLPVGEEVLVVTDARRKEVYWGRYVADGPDDVRRLAGPAVAAPATLDPAGATVLGPGAARYPELLVAAPGTPASVDPAVLARVVRARLARRAAGAEVELGTEPLYLRRPDVHPAGTPKRATAPAP, encoded by the coding sequence GTGCGGATCCTGTGCATCGACACCTCCGGCGGGAGCGCCGTGGCGCTCGTGGACGTCCCCGAGGAGGGCGGCACGACCGTGCTGTCGGCAGCGTCGGGCGAGGACCCCCGACGCCACGCGGAGAGCCTGAGCCCCCTCGTCGCCGAGGTCCTCGGCGGCGGGACGTTCGACGCTGTCGCCGTGGGCACCGGGCCTGCCCCCTTCACCGGTCTGCGGGTCGGCCTCGTCACCGCCCAGGTGCTCGCCCGCGGCCGGGGGGTGCCCGTCCACGGCGTCTCCACCCTCGACGTCCTGGCGCGCCAGGGCCTGGACGGTCTGCCGGTGGGCGAGGAGGTCCTCGTCGTCACCGACGCGCGGCGCAAGGAGGTCTACTGGGGCCGGTACGTCGCGGACGGCCCCGACGACGTCCGGCGGCTCGCGGGACCGGCGGTCGCCGCCCCTGCCACCCTCGACCCCGCCGGGGCCACCGTCCTGGGCCCGGGCGCCGCCCGCTACCCGGAGCTGCTCGTCGCCGCGCCCGGCACCCCTGCGAGCGTCGACCCGGCGGTGCTCGCCCGCGTCGTGCGGGCCCGCCTCGCCCGGCGGGCCGCCGGCGCGGAGGTCGAGCTCGGGACCGAGCCGCTGTACCTCCGGCGCCCCGACGTCCACCCGGCCGGCACCCCCAAGCGGGCGACCGCCCCCGCGCCGTGA
- the rimI gene encoding ribosomal protein S18-alanine N-acetyltransferase — protein MSADLDRVVELEGELFGPGAWSRGVYLDELAAPGRTYLAAVVDGTVVGYAGLAAGEEAQVMTVGVTAPYRRRGIARQLLEALLSAARADGSRTVLLEVRASDAGAQRLYEGAGFTRIGLRRGYYAAEGEDAVVMRARLTASPGPVGSEP, from the coding sequence GTGAGCGCCGACCTCGACCGCGTCGTCGAGCTCGAGGGGGAGCTTTTCGGCCCCGGCGCCTGGAGCCGCGGGGTCTACCTCGACGAGCTCGCGGCCCCCGGGCGGACCTACCTCGCAGCCGTGGTCGACGGGACCGTCGTCGGCTACGCCGGCCTCGCCGCCGGGGAGGAGGCGCAGGTGATGACCGTGGGCGTCACCGCGCCCTACCGCCGTCGCGGCATCGCCCGCCAGCTCCTCGAGGCGCTCCTGTCCGCCGCCCGCGCGGACGGCTCGCGCACCGTCCTGCTGGAGGTGCGCGCCTCGGACGCCGGCGCGCAGCGGCTGTACGAGGGAGCGGGCTTCACCCGCATCGGGCTGCGGCGCGGCTACTACGCGGCCGAGGGCGAGGACGCCGTGGTCATGCGTGCCCGGCTCACGGCCTCCCCCGGCCCGGTGGGGAGCGAGCCGTGA
- a CDS encoding succinate dehydrogenase cytochrome b subunit: MVTATAPTKPRRANGTTVALKWAMAVSGIVFVLFVLLHMYGNLKMFSGQEAFDAYAESLRDLLYPYLPHMGFLWIQRIGLLVALAVHVVAAVTLWRRAREARRDRYVMHKRLAQTYSARTVRWGGLILLAFVVFHLLQFTTLTINVGGTFDSPYERFVAAFEHWWLYLVYLVAIVMLTMHVRHGVWSALQTLGASNRRRQGAINATAYLVAAALLVGFMAPPTAVLLDFVN; this comes from the coding sequence ATGGTCACTGCCACTGCGCCGACGAAGCCGCGACGCGCCAACGGCACCACCGTCGCCCTGAAGTGGGCGATGGCGGTCTCGGGAATCGTCTTCGTCCTGTTCGTCCTGCTCCACATGTACGGCAACCTCAAGATGTTCTCGGGCCAGGAGGCGTTCGACGCCTACGCCGAGTCGCTGCGGGACCTGCTCTACCCGTACCTGCCGCACATGGGCTTCCTGTGGATCCAGCGCATCGGGCTGCTCGTGGCGCTCGCGGTGCACGTCGTCGCCGCCGTGACGCTGTGGCGCCGGGCGCGCGAGGCCCGCCGGGACCGTTACGTCATGCACAAGCGCCTCGCCCAGACGTACTCGGCGCGCACGGTGCGGTGGGGCGGGCTGATCCTGCTCGCGTTCGTCGTCTTCCACCTCCTGCAGTTCACGACGCTGACCATCAACGTCGGTGGCACCTTCGACAGCCCGTACGAGCGGTTCGTCGCCGCCTTCGAGCACTGGTGGCTCTACCTCGTCTACCTCGTCGCGATCGTCATGCTGACCATGCACGTGCGGCACGGGGTGTGGAGCGCGCTGCAGACCCTCGGCGCCTCGAACCGCCGTCGTCAGGGCGCGATCAACGCCACCGCCTATCTCGTCGCCGCGGCGCTGCTGGTCGGGTTCATGGCCCCCCCGACCGCCGTCCTGCTCGACTTCGTCAACTGA
- the tsaE gene encoding tRNA (adenosine(37)-N6)-threonylcarbamoyltransferase complex ATPase subunit type 1 TsaE — MTTTVHVADAEATRELGRRLAGLLRAGDLVLLSGGLGAGKTTLTQGIGTGLDVRGQVASPTFIIARVHPALSGGPDLVHVDAYRLSSLDEVDALDLDTSLDDSVTVVEWGEGKVEALAADRLEVEVRRPRGGAATSMDDLAAPAPREVVLRGVGERWAGVDLAALAEAG; from the coding sequence ATGACCACCACCGTCCACGTCGCCGACGCCGAGGCCACCCGCGAGCTCGGGCGGCGCCTCGCCGGGCTGCTCCGGGCCGGGGACCTCGTGCTCCTCTCCGGCGGCCTCGGGGCCGGGAAGACCACCCTGACCCAGGGGATCGGTACCGGTCTGGACGTGCGCGGCCAGGTGGCCTCGCCGACCTTCATCATCGCGCGCGTCCACCCCGCGCTCTCCGGCGGCCCCGACCTCGTCCACGTCGACGCCTACCGGCTCAGCTCCCTCGACGAGGTCGACGCCCTCGACCTGGACACCTCCCTCGACGACTCGGTCACGGTCGTGGAGTGGGGCGAGGGCAAGGTCGAGGCGCTCGCCGCCGACCGGCTCGAGGTGGAGGTCCGCCGCCCCCGCGGGGGCGCCGCCACGTCGATGGACGACCTCGCCGCCCCGGCGCCCCGTGAGGTGGTCCTCCGCGGGGTCGGCGAGCGGTGGGCCGGGGTGGACCTCGCCGCGCTCGCGGAGGCCGGGTGA
- the alr gene encoding alanine racemase: MSTPDGEHDGAPAHPARAVVDLGAVAGNVAALRGAAPTAEMMAVVKADAYGHGLLPVARTAVAAGATWLGVAQLEEALLLRAGLPGPRILTWLYAPGAPLHLALTADLDLSASAPWAVREVAAAARATGRTARVHLKVDTGMGRGGARPEAFGDLVDAARRAEAEGTIEVVGIWSHLACADEVDSPVTAAQTEAFAAAVAAAEAAGLRPQVRHLAASSGTLFHPATHFDLVRPGIAVYGLSPAPEVAGAEALGLRPAMRLEARLTLVKPAPAGTAVSYGHTERTTTDTHLGVVPLGYGDGIPRAASSAGPVQVAGRRLRVTGRVCMDQVVLDLGPDGGAVAEGDVAVLFGEGRAGEPTADDWARVCGTISYEIVTRLGARVPRHYLPGEHA; this comes from the coding sequence GTGAGCACCCCGGACGGCGAGCACGACGGCGCCCCCGCCCACCCCGCCCGGGCCGTCGTCGACCTCGGTGCCGTCGCCGGCAACGTGGCCGCGCTCCGCGGCGCGGCCCCGACCGCGGAGATGATGGCGGTGGTCAAGGCCGACGCGTACGGCCACGGGCTCCTGCCGGTCGCCCGCACGGCGGTCGCGGCCGGCGCGACGTGGCTCGGCGTCGCCCAGCTCGAGGAGGCGCTGCTCCTGCGGGCGGGCCTGCCCGGCCCGCGCATCCTCACCTGGCTCTACGCCCCCGGCGCCCCGCTGCACCTGGCGCTCACGGCCGACCTCGACCTCTCCGCGTCGGCGCCCTGGGCGGTGCGGGAGGTGGCGGCCGCCGCCCGCGCGACGGGTCGGACCGCCAGGGTGCACCTCAAGGTCGACACCGGGATGGGCCGCGGCGGCGCCCGGCCCGAGGCGTTCGGCGACCTCGTCGACGCCGCACGCCGGGCCGAGGCCGAGGGCACGATCGAGGTGGTCGGCATCTGGTCGCACCTGGCGTGCGCCGACGAGGTGGACAGCCCTGTCACCGCCGCGCAGACCGAGGCCTTCGCCGCCGCCGTCGCCGCTGCGGAGGCCGCCGGGCTGCGGCCGCAGGTCCGCCACCTCGCCGCGTCCTCCGGGACGCTGTTCCACCCCGCCACCCACTTCGACCTCGTGCGCCCGGGCATCGCGGTCTACGGCCTCAGCCCCGCCCCGGAGGTCGCCGGCGCCGAGGCCCTCGGGCTGCGCCCGGCGATGCGGCTCGAGGCCCGCCTGACCCTGGTCAAGCCCGCCCCGGCGGGCACCGCGGTGTCCTACGGCCACACCGAGCGCACCACGACCGACACCCACCTCGGCGTCGTCCCGCTCGGCTACGGCGACGGCATCCCCCGGGCGGCCTCGTCCGCCGGCCCGGTCCAGGTGGCCGGCCGGCGCCTGCGCGTGACCGGCCGGGTGTGCATGGACCAGGTGGTCCTCGACCTCGGCCCGGACGGCGGCGCGGTCGCCGAGGGGGACGTGGCGGTGCTGTTCGGCGAGGGCCGGGCGGGGGAGCCCACCGCGGACGACTGGGCGCGGGTCTGCGGCACCATCAGCTACGAGATCGTCACCAGGCTCGGGGCTCGCGTGCCCCGGCACTACCTCCCCGGGGAGCACGCATGA
- a CDS encoding NAD(P)H-hydrate epimerase, which produces MINAHSAAAVRAAEEPLLAAGRPLMATAAFALATRVAAALRREGYRVSGSIVLLLVGGGNNGGDALHAGAHLARRGCLVHAALLGRAHPGGLAAATAAGVQVHDLTEDDDPAGVVLELAGWSGVWVDALVGIGARGALREPLAGVVEALAEERAENPGGAIVVAVDVPSGIGVDDGTLPGPVLPADVTVTMGAPKPGLLLPPAADLAGRVEVADVGLDALDDAVPAVCRLTGDDVTALWPVPGPGDHKYTRGVLGLVAGSQTYPGAAVLAAAGALRTGLGMVRYLGPEVPTALVHQRFPEVVAVPGRVQAWVLGPGVGPEPSVRSEEVGEALAAALAAHQPVVLDAGALALLGEAFTDLPATVVLTPHAGELAALLTARGEETSREDVEDAPARHARLAAEITGATVLLKGATTVVAAPDGPLYAQAEATGWLATAGAGDVLAGMVGALLAGYGDLLAGEVHGALPSDGAGLPARLAAAAALVHGRAARTAAGLTGEDAAGGAGAPVTAMDVAAAVPAALRALLG; this is translated from the coding sequence ATGATCAACGCGCACAGCGCCGCCGCGGTCCGCGCGGCGGAAGAGCCCCTCCTGGCCGCCGGCCGCCCCCTCATGGCCACCGCCGCCTTCGCGCTGGCCACCCGCGTCGCCGCCGCGCTGCGGCGCGAGGGCTACCGGGTGAGCGGCTCGATCGTGCTGCTGCTGGTCGGCGGCGGCAACAACGGCGGGGACGCGCTCCACGCCGGGGCGCACCTGGCGCGCCGGGGCTGCCTCGTCCACGCCGCGCTGCTCGGCCGCGCCCACCCGGGCGGCCTGGCCGCGGCCACGGCCGCCGGGGTCCAGGTGCACGACCTCACCGAGGACGACGACCCCGCCGGGGTCGTCCTGGAGCTCGCGGGCTGGTCCGGGGTGTGGGTGGACGCCCTCGTCGGCATCGGTGCGCGCGGGGCCCTGCGCGAGCCGCTGGCGGGGGTGGTCGAGGCGCTCGCCGAGGAGCGGGCCGAGAACCCCGGTGGCGCGATCGTCGTCGCCGTGGACGTCCCCTCCGGCATCGGGGTCGACGACGGCACCCTGCCCGGGCCCGTGCTCCCGGCGGACGTGACCGTCACCATGGGGGCGCCCAAGCCCGGCCTGCTCCTGCCGCCCGCCGCCGACCTCGCCGGCCGGGTGGAGGTCGCCGACGTCGGGCTCGACGCGCTCGACGACGCCGTCCCGGCCGTGTGCCGTCTCACCGGCGACGACGTCACCGCGCTGTGGCCCGTGCCCGGGCCCGGCGACCACAAGTACACCCGCGGGGTCCTGGGGCTGGTGGCCGGCTCCCAGACCTATCCCGGCGCGGCCGTCCTGGCCGCCGCCGGGGCCCTGCGCACGGGCCTGGGCATGGTCCGCTACCTCGGCCCGGAGGTCCCCACCGCGCTGGTCCACCAGCGCTTCCCCGAGGTGGTCGCCGTCCCCGGCCGGGTGCAGGCCTGGGTGCTCGGCCCCGGGGTGGGGCCGGAGCCCTCGGTGCGGTCGGAGGAGGTCGGCGAGGCCCTCGCCGCCGCCCTGGCGGCGCACCAGCCGGTGGTGCTCGACGCCGGGGCGCTCGCCCTGCTCGGTGAGGCCTTCACCGACCTGCCCGCCACCGTCGTGCTGACCCCGCACGCCGGTGAGCTCGCCGCGCTGCTCACGGCGCGCGGGGAGGAGACCAGCCGCGAGGACGTCGAGGACGCGCCCGCCCGCCACGCCCGCCTGGCGGCGGAGATCACCGGCGCGACGGTCCTGCTCAAGGGCGCCACCACGGTGGTGGCCGCCCCGGACGGCCCGCTCTACGCCCAGGCCGAGGCCACCGGCTGGCTGGCCACCGCCGGCGCCGGGGACGTCCTGGCGGGGATGGTCGGGGCGCTGCTGGCGGGGTACGGCGACCTGCTCGCCGGTGAGGTGCACGGCGCCCTGCCCTCCGACGGCGCGGGCCTGCCCGCGCGCCTGGCCGCCGCGGCCGCCCTGGTGCACGGCCGTGCCGCCCGGACCGCCGCGGGGCTGACCGGCGAGGACGCCGCCGGCGGTGCCGGGGCGCCCGTCACCGCCATGGACGTCGCCGCCGCGGTCCCGGCCGCGCTGCGTGCCCTGCTCGGCTGA
- a CDS encoding sulfurtransferase, with protein MSSPREQVLVSAEELAAELAGPRPPVLLDVRWSLAEPDGRPAHRAGHLPGAVFVDLERELAAPPSPAAGRHPLPSPADLEAAARRWGLRRDRGVVAYDAVGATSAARAWWLLRWAGLGDVRLLDGGLDAWLAAGGALETGEVVPDPGDVVLPLAAGGPAAMPTTDADGVAAWDGTLLDARAGERYRGEHEPVDPRAGHIPGAVSAPTTANLTAAGTFLPAADLRARFDALGAVGATDATDATGVAVAVYCGSGVTAAHEIAALASLGVPATLYPGSFSQWSSDPGREVVTGG; from the coding sequence GTGAGCAGCCCCCGCGAGCAGGTCCTCGTCAGCGCCGAGGAGCTGGCCGCCGAGCTCGCCGGCCCTCGTCCGCCGGTCCTGCTCGACGTGCGGTGGTCCCTCGCCGAGCCGGACGGACGCCCGGCGCACCGCGCCGGGCACCTGCCCGGGGCGGTCTTCGTCGACCTCGAGCGCGAGCTCGCCGCACCGCCGAGCCCGGCCGCCGGCCGCCACCCCCTGCCCTCGCCCGCCGACCTGGAGGCCGCCGCGCGCCGCTGGGGTCTGCGCCGCGACCGCGGCGTGGTCGCCTACGACGCCGTCGGGGCGACGTCCGCAGCCCGCGCCTGGTGGCTGCTGCGCTGGGCCGGGCTGGGGGACGTGCGCCTCCTCGACGGCGGCCTCGACGCCTGGCTCGCCGCCGGCGGTGCCCTCGAGACCGGGGAGGTCGTGCCCGACCCGGGCGACGTCGTCCTGCCGCTCGCCGCCGGCGGCCCGGCCGCGATGCCGACCACCGACGCGGACGGCGTCGCCGCCTGGGACGGGACGCTGCTCGACGCCCGTGCCGGGGAGCGCTACCGCGGCGAGCACGAGCCCGTGGACCCCCGGGCCGGCCACATTCCCGGCGCCGTCAGCGCCCCGACGACGGCGAACCTCACCGCCGCCGGCACCTTCCTCCCCGCGGCGGACCTCCGGGCCCGCTTCGACGCCCTCGGGGCGGTGGGTGCCACCGACGCCACCGACGCGACCGGCGTCGCGGTGGCCGTGTACTGCGGCTCGGGAGTGACCGCAGCCCACGAGATCGCCGCCCTGGCGAGCCTCGGTGTGCCCGCGACGCTCTACCCGGGCTCGTTCTCCCAGTGGTCGTCGGACCCCGGGCGCGAGGTCGTCACCGGCGGCTGA
- a CDS encoding fumarate reductase/succinate dehydrogenase flavoprotein subunit, whose protein sequence is MTTTDTLVAGLYSEGEALVDSKEPAGPLAERWSKRKFSARLVNPANRRKLHVIIVGTGLAGASAAATLGEAGYQVSSFFYQDSPRRAHSIAAQGGINAAKNYKNDNDSVYRLFYDTVKGGDFRARESNVYRLAEVSASIIDQAVAQGVPFAREYGGLLDNRSFGGVQVSRTFYARGQTGQQLLIGAYQALERQVAAGTVTTFSRHEMLELVVVDGRARGIIVRDMVTGEIETHLADVVVLATGGYGNVFYLSTNAMGSNVTASWRAHRKGAHFANPCYTQIHPTCIPVSGDYQSKLTLMSESLRNDGRIWVPKAPDDTRDPREIPEAERDYYLERIYPAFGNLVPRDIASRAAKYVCDEGRGVGPEVGGVRRGVYLDFADAISRLGKASVAAKYGNLFDMYQRITGEDPYEVPMRIYPAVHYTMGGLWVDYDLQSSVPGLFVAGEANFSDHGANRLGASALMQGLSDGYFVLPNTINDYLADGPFEKVPADHPAVVEAVESVRSRIARLLGARGMRSVDSFHKELGHIMWEYCGMERTEEGLRLAIGRIRELREEFWRDVRVLGTNEELNQALERANRVADFIDLGELMCIDALHRRESCGGHFRAESQTPDGEALRDDEQFAYVAAWEWGGDGVPVLHKEDLNYEYVEMKQRSYK, encoded by the coding sequence ATGACAACGACTGACACGCTCGTCGCCGGCCTGTACAGCGAGGGCGAGGCGCTGGTCGACAGCAAGGAGCCCGCCGGCCCGCTCGCCGAGCGGTGGTCCAAGCGCAAGTTCTCCGCCCGCCTGGTCAACCCCGCGAACCGCCGCAAGCTCCACGTGATCATCGTCGGCACGGGTCTGGCCGGGGCGTCCGCCGCCGCCACGCTCGGCGAGGCCGGCTACCAGGTCAGCTCGTTCTTCTACCAGGACTCGCCGCGGCGCGCGCACTCCATCGCCGCGCAGGGCGGCATCAACGCCGCGAAGAACTACAAGAACGACAACGACTCCGTCTACCGGCTGTTCTACGACACGGTCAAGGGCGGGGACTTCCGGGCGCGGGAGTCCAACGTGTACCGCCTCGCCGAGGTCAGCGCGAGCATCATCGACCAGGCCGTGGCCCAGGGCGTGCCGTTCGCCCGCGAGTACGGCGGGCTGCTGGACAACCGATCGTTCGGCGGCGTGCAGGTCTCCCGCACCTTCTACGCGCGCGGGCAGACCGGCCAGCAGCTGCTCATCGGCGCCTACCAGGCCCTCGAGCGCCAGGTGGCGGCCGGCACCGTGACCACGTTCTCCCGGCACGAGATGCTCGAGCTCGTCGTCGTCGACGGGCGCGCCCGCGGCATCATCGTCCGGGACATGGTCACCGGCGAGATCGAGACCCACCTCGCCGACGTCGTCGTCCTGGCCACCGGCGGCTACGGCAACGTCTTCTACCTCTCCACCAACGCGATGGGCTCCAACGTCACCGCGAGCTGGCGCGCGCACCGCAAGGGCGCCCACTTCGCCAACCCCTGCTACACCCAGATCCACCCCACGTGCATCCCGGTCTCGGGCGACTACCAGTCCAAGCTCACCCTCATGAGCGAGTCGCTGCGCAACGACGGACGCATCTGGGTGCCCAAGGCGCCGGACGACACCCGCGACCCCCGGGAGATCCCCGAGGCCGAGCGGGACTACTACCTCGAGCGGATCTACCCCGCCTTCGGCAACCTCGTGCCCCGCGACATCGCCTCCCGGGCCGCCAAGTACGTCTGCGACGAGGGACGTGGGGTGGGGCCGGAGGTGGGCGGCGTCCGGCGCGGGGTCTACCTCGACTTCGCCGACGCGATCAGCCGCCTGGGCAAGGCGTCCGTCGCGGCGAAGTACGGCAACCTCTTCGACATGTACCAGCGCATCACGGGCGAGGACCCCTACGAGGTCCCGATGCGCATCTACCCGGCCGTGCACTACACGATGGGCGGGCTGTGGGTGGACTACGACCTCCAGTCCTCCGTCCCGGGGCTCTTCGTCGCCGGCGAGGCGAACTTCTCCGACCACGGCGCCAACCGGCTGGGCGCCTCCGCGCTCATGCAGGGCCTCTCGGACGGGTACTTCGTCCTGCCGAACACCATCAACGACTACCTCGCGGACGGCCCCTTCGAGAAGGTCCCCGCCGACCACCCCGCCGTCGTCGAGGCCGTCGAGTCCGTCCGGTCGCGCATCGCGCGCCTCCTCGGCGCCCGTGGCATGCGGTCGGTCGACTCCTTCCACAAGGAGCTCGGCCACATCATGTGGGAGTACTGCGGGATGGAGCGCACCGAGGAGGGCCTGCGCCTGGCCATCGGGCGCATCCGTGAGCTGCGTGAGGAGTTCTGGCGCGACGTGCGTGTGCTGGGTACCAACGAGGAGCTCAACCAGGCGCTCGAGCGGGCCAACCGCGTGGCCGACTTCATCGACCTCGGCGAGCTCATGTGCATCGACGCCCTCCACCGGCGCGAGTCCTGCGGCGGGCACTTCCGGGCGGAGTCGCAGACCCCCGACGGCGAGGCGCTGCGTGACGACGAGCAGTTCGCCTACGTCGCGGCGTGGGAGTGGGGCGGCGACGGCGTCCCGGTCCTGCACAAGGAAGACCTCAACTACGAGTACGTCGAGATGAAGCAGCGGAGCTACAAGTGA
- the glmS gene encoding glutamine--fructose-6-phosphate transaminase (isomerizing), whose amino-acid sequence MCGIVGYVGPAQPSSRPLEVALGGLARLEYRGYDSAGVALVTPDGLATAKKAGRLANLREALAANPLPDATAAIGHTRWATHGAPTDANAHPHLSEDGRLAVIHNGIIENFVPLRTELRQAGVTFASETDTEVVAHLLARAYDETRDLTAAMLAVTRRLEGAFTLLAVHADEPGTVVGARLNSPLVVGLGEGENFLGSDVSAFIAHTKEALELGQDQVVTITADSVTVVDGDGNPAEGRRYTVDWDADAAVKGGFATFMDKEIHDQPKAVADTLLGRTDEAGNLILDELRIDEAVLRSVDKIIVIACGTAAYAGHVAKYAIEHWVRIPVEVELAHEFRYRDPVVNEKTLVVAVSQSGETMDTLMALRHAREQGSKVLAVVNTHGSTIAREADAVLYTHAGPEVAVASTKAFLAQITATYLLGLYLAQLRGTKYADEVAGYLAELALLPAKIQQVLDHAEEVREVARSMKDTTSVLFLGRHVGFPVALEGALKLKELAYIHAEGFAAGELKHGPIALIEEGQPVFVVVPTPRRPTLHSKVVSNIQEIRARGARTLVIAEEGDEAVTPYADVVFRVPRTPTLMMPLVTVVPLQIFAAELATAKGLDVDQPRNLAKSVTVE is encoded by the coding sequence ATGTGTGGAATCGTCGGCTACGTGGGCCCCGCCCAGCCCAGCTCCCGTCCCCTCGAGGTCGCCCTCGGCGGCCTGGCACGGCTGGAGTACCGGGGGTACGACTCCGCCGGCGTCGCCCTCGTCACGCCCGACGGGCTCGCCACGGCCAAGAAGGCCGGCAGGCTCGCCAACCTGCGCGAGGCCCTGGCCGCGAACCCGCTGCCCGACGCCACCGCCGCGATCGGGCACACCCGGTGGGCCACCCACGGCGCCCCCACCGATGCCAACGCCCACCCGCACCTGAGCGAGGACGGCCGGCTCGCCGTCATCCACAACGGCATCATCGAGAACTTCGTGCCCCTGCGCACCGAGCTGCGCCAGGCCGGGGTGACCTTCGCCTCCGAGACCGACACCGAGGTCGTCGCCCACCTGCTCGCCCGCGCCTACGACGAGACCCGCGACCTCACCGCCGCCATGCTCGCCGTCACCCGGCGTCTCGAGGGCGCCTTCACCCTCCTGGCGGTGCACGCCGACGAGCCCGGCACCGTGGTCGGCGCCCGCCTGAACTCCCCCCTCGTCGTCGGCCTGGGCGAGGGCGAGAACTTCCTCGGCTCGGACGTCTCGGCGTTCATCGCCCACACCAAGGAGGCCCTCGAGCTGGGCCAGGACCAGGTCGTGACCATCACCGCCGACTCCGTCACGGTCGTGGACGGCGACGGCAACCCGGCCGAGGGCCGCCGGTACACCGTCGACTGGGACGCCGACGCCGCCGTCAAGGGCGGCTTCGCCACGTTCATGGACAAGGAGATCCACGACCAGCCCAAGGCGGTGGCCGACACGCTCCTGGGGCGCACGGACGAGGCGGGCAACCTCATCCTGGACGAGCTGCGCATCGACGAGGCCGTCCTGCGCAGCGTCGACAAGATCATCGTCATCGCCTGCGGGACCGCCGCCTACGCCGGGCACGTGGCCAAGTACGCGATCGAGCACTGGGTGCGCATCCCCGTCGAGGTCGAGCTCGCGCACGAGTTCCGCTACCGCGACCCGGTCGTCAACGAGAAGACCCTGGTCGTCGCGGTCTCCCAGTCCGGGGAGACCATGGACACCCTCATGGCGCTGCGCCACGCCCGTGAGCAGGGCTCGAAGGTCCTCGCCGTCGTCAACACCCACGGCTCGACCATCGCCCGCGAGGCCGACGCGGTGCTGTACACCCACGCCGGCCCGGAGGTGGCGGTCGCCTCCACGAAGGCCTTCCTCGCCCAGATCACCGCCACCTACCTCCTGGGCCTCTACCTCGCCCAGCTGCGCGGCACGAAGTACGCCGACGAGGTGGCCGGCTACCTCGCCGAGCTCGCCCTGCTGCCCGCGAAGATCCAGCAGGTCCTCGACCACGCGGAGGAGGTGCGCGAGGTGGCCCGCTCCATGAAGGACACCACCTCGGTGCTCTTCCTCGGCCGTCACGTCGGCTTCCCCGTGGCCCTGGAGGGGGCGCTCAAGCTCAAGGAGCTCGCCTACATCCACGCCGAGGGCTTCGCCGCCGGCGAGCTCAAGCACGGCCCCATCGCCCTCATCGAGGAGGGTCAGCCGGTCTTCGTCGTGGTCCCGACGCCGCGCCGGCCCACCCTGCACAGCAAGGTCGTGTCCAACATCCAGGAGATCCGCGCCCGCGGCGCCCGGACCCTGGTCATCGCGGAGGAGGGGGACGAGGCCGTCACGCCCTACGCCGACGTCGTCTTCCGGGTCCCGCGCACCCCGACCCTCATGATGCCGCTCGTCACGGTCGTCCCGCTGCAGATCTTCGCCGCGGAGCTCGCCACCGCCAAGGGCCTGGACGTCGACCAGCCCCGCAACCTCGCCAAGTCCGTGACCGTGGAGTGA